ACCTGATCACAGAGATGGTGGCGCTCAACCCAGACTTCAAGCCACCGGCTGATTACAAGTAAGTTTGGCAAGTGGAGAAAGTGCGTTTGGGTGGAATTTGTGTACTCTTCCTGATCaccctatattttatcctgagtCTTACGTTGAACCTGTATAATTttgcctctctctatatatagcaCTATGCTCAGACTtattgttctgatatgctgttttatcctgttttatgctgttatgtggttttattgtttatattggttttattgcatGACTGTttattattggtatatgtgattttatttgtttatggtttgtttttattgctgagttttatgttgcttgttgcctgggcttggccccatgtaagccaccctgagtcccctcggagagatgggacagggtataaaaataaaattattaatattattattattattattattatatgacattgggcttgttccccatgtcagccgccccgagtccccctgggggagatgggagcggaatataaaaataaagtattataattattattacagtagagtctcacttatccaacactcacttatccaacgttctggattatccaacacatttttgtagttgatgttttcaatgcatcatgatattttggtactaaattcgtaaatacagtcattactacatagcattactgcctattgaactactttttctgtcaaatttgttgtataacctgatgttttggtgcttaatttgtaaaatcataacctaatttgatgtttaataggcttttccttcatccctctttattatccaacatattcgcttatccaatgttctgccggcccatttatgttggataagtgagactttactgtattactgTTGGATCAAGTTGAAGTTTTCAGGGGTAGGCGTTTAGTTAAGCATCTAATCTGAGTGTTAATCAGGATATGAATAACTGTGTCCAGTCTTCTTTTCAAGAGGGGCTCAGCCAACTAACCAGTTACTTATTAAACGTTTGTGCAAAAGTATGCCTCTTTCAGAGTTTCTTCTCAACTAGTACAGCCACGTGGTCTTGATCTTCAAGTGTTTTCTTGTGTTGATTCAACTATGGGTTTTTGTTGGAGAAAGGATAAATAGATCTTGATATTTGCTGCTCTTTGCAGACCTCCAGCAACTCGAGTGAGTGACAAAGTGATGATCCCACAAGATGAATATCCGGAAATAAACTTTGTGGGGCTCCTGATTGGACCCAGGTAAGACTGTTGTCATCTTGGAGAAAGCCTAATGACAGATCGTATCAGGAAACTAGGTATGGAGTAACAGTACTTGTCATGTCGTGGAGGGGTTTGGAAGACGCCCAAGCATTCATGGAGTCAGCCTAAATTGACTGGTATCTGAAGACCAACACATATTACATCGCTGAATTTTTCCTAGTTCTAGATTGGTAGGCAGAAGAGTATTTCTCTTTTGAATACAGTTTCAGAGCCTTGCTATTAATACTCCTAATATATTGCACAGCTATAATTTTATTCCTCTCTTCCAAGACTAAAAATTGAAGTGCCACTTTGTTGTCCTTGGCCACTGGCTGCACTTTTATTTTGTGGTGTTTTATAGTTTTGATGTATTGATTTGTTGTGATTGAAATGATTttcatattgttgtgttttattgtatattgttgggcctggttcccatgtgagccgcccggagtccccatggggagatagggtgggatacaagaataaagtagtagtagtcgtagttgttattattatattattgagacaacaacatagtatgatacagcaaacaaaatagatatgctggattttgtatcacaaaatcacaaaaacCCAAGCGTttagtactgtgtgatgtattttcggatgatgcatgcagatcctagtagggtggccttttgcagttggcagattattattgttgttgttgttgttgctggtttAGCAAAAGCCGTTTGGGttgtctttttctctccctccagaGGGAACACCCTGAAGAACATTGAAAAGGAGTGCAATGCCAAGATCATGATCAGAGGCAAAGGGTCTGTCAAAGAAGGGAAAGTGGGGCGGAAGGATGGCCAGATGCTTCCTGGTGAGGATGAGCCACTCCATGCTTTGGTTACGGCCAACACCATGGAGAATGTAAAGAAGGCTGTGGAACAGGTAAAGAATTGCGGAGCTCCTTATAATGTAATTGCAGCTCATTCAGGAACTGAATGGTTTATCCCTTTGCAGCAAAACTGAAATACTGATGCAGCAGCAGTCAAAACATGGAGGGTATAGGTACAGAGCAAACAGAACCTCAGTGGGGCCTCTTGCAGGAACCCACTAAGCTGCTCATTTGGATGAACTGAGGCAGGAAGGTAGCTTTATTACCTATACACACTGAATACAAATAGTCTTCCACCCTTTTTCTAGATACGGAACATTCTGAAACAAGGCATTGAAACCCCAGAGGACCAGAACGACCTGCGCAAGATGCAGCTGCGGGAGTTGGCCCGCCTGAATGGGACACTGCGCGAGGATGACAACAGGTGAGTGCCTGGCCAGCCTCACGTATCTCCTTTGCAAAGAAAATTGtgctattatattttatatgtgttgATAGTGGTGGTTGTTATAATTTCTGTATGATACTGTTTTTATACTCGTGTACCGTTTTACACCTTGGAGttgcttcagggagatggtggcaggatataaataaagattattattattattgtctcatGTCACCAATGATCCTTCCCAACTTTCTACTTCAGGATTCTGCGCCCATGGCAAAACACAGAGACTCGCAGCATCACCAATACAACAGTGTGCACCAAGTGTGGAGGAGCTGGCCACATAGCATCAGATTGCAAGTTTGCCCGGTAAGCTCAGTTGCTTTGGACTCACAGTACCGTCAGCCCATGCTGACAGGAGGTGCAGCTGAGCAATAGTTGGGGTAGCCATATATTTCCCAGTTCTTCATTAATGTCTTGTTCCACAGACCAGACATTAATTTTGCCTCTCATTTCAGGCCTGGGGATCCCCAGTCAGCACAAGACAAGGCACGGATGGACAAGGAATATTTGTCTCTGATGGCTGAACTGGGAGAAGCTCCTGTACCCGCATCTGTCGGATCATCTTCTGGACCCTCTAACCCACCCCTGCAAAGTGGTCCCAGACCATCAGGGCCCGGAAATAGCCAGCCACCACCTGTAAGTGATTGATATCTTCTGCAATTGGAATGTCTGAGGGCAAATTGACAGTCAAGGAGTTGATTTTGCACATGTTAGGGAGTAGTAAGATATGTACCTGAAAAAGCATGATTTGGAAATACATTCCATGGTGTTGACTGCCAGATTATCAGccattgttttattctattttaacgtAGCTGTATATGTATTATGTTGTTGAAAtggcattgaagaagatgagaataatgatttgatcagagtcggacagtcttagcttaaatttgagctttatgtaaatattcaaaaacatttaacctactgatgcctcaattaatgtaattttattggtatctacagtagagtctcgcttatccaacattctggattatccaacgcatttttgtagtcaatgttttcaatacatcgtgatattttggtgctaaattcgtaaatacagtaattaatacatagcattactgcatattgaactactttttcttttaaatttgttgtataacatgatgttttggtgcttaatttgtaaaatcataacctaatttgatgtttaataggcttttccttaatgcctccttattatccaacatattcgcttatccaacattctgccagcccgtttatgttggataagtgagacactacagtatttttatttctaaaatttatcactctcagcttatactggagtcagtgttttcccagttttttgtgataaaattaggtgcctcggcttatattcgggtcagcttatactcgagtatatacggtatttattgcagtatttctacccccgcccttctcacccaataaggggactcagggcggcttacaatgtaAAAGGCATAtataaacaaaatttaaaatttgattacattaaaacattcatacacGTATAAATATAGATTTAGGCGCAATAAATTTAGTAGTCAGGAATATTCTCATAGATTCCTGAAAAAATAAAGGACTCTCCATTGATGAACAAAACTAATTTGAAAGCACCTGAACTTTACTGATactgcattcaaagcagccaTCTTCCGCGCTGCTGTGTTCTTGCTGTGATGGtctcttttcccttctttaccgtgttataaaatttttgtattttatcacattcccaccacatatgaatatatgagccagttttcccacatccttgccaacacaattttgtggttgttttagttatataagctaattggattgggattctataccatttagtcagtattttcctttgggtttctctaaTCCTTATCTGCTTGAATTTTTAAATAGAATTGATCCAGTATTCAATGTCAGAGTCATTAATGTTCAtatcctctttccatatctcggccaatgtttgtttcaatttatattgtttttcaattaccgtatatactcgagtataaactgacccgaatataagctgaagcacctaatttttgaatatttaccgtatttcaaagaaaaacaataaactagctatataagtggaaaagtaggggcaacaaaaacaatatggtatcaacaataacctaataataataataataaacttcatttggatcccaccctatctcctcatggggactcaggccggcttccaacatagtaacaggcaaacattaaatgcttatataaacaatgcagagctagatatagatctatagttatttatactaatttcacatatgcgtTTTTCTCTGAACCGTTTGCAAATCccttctgtgtgtgtatgtgcatttcccctacaatatttgcaagccctatacatatacatatatatatagtcatatctatctagacatgtctatatatttgtgtgttcatttcgtCCCTGTAAGCCCtacatataggtaggtaagaatatattcatatctatccagacatctctctttatatagataatttgcagagacttgcagacatatgagggtaaattcatatattaaaataatgtatatgtatggctacagatgcacaggtacatggatctatctgtataaaggatttgcaaagacctgcaaacatatgaggggaaattcatatataaaattaatgtatatacagtagagtctcacttacccaacataaacgggccggcagaacgttggataagcgaatatgttggataataaggagggattaagtaaaagccttttacaaattaagcaccaaaacatcatgtttaacaacaaatttgacagaaaaagtagttccaatacgcagtaatgctatgtagtaattactgtatttacgaatttagcaccaaaatatcatgatatattgaaaacattgactacaaaaatgtgttggataatccagaatgttggataagcgagtgttggataagtgagactctactgtagttagatacacatataaaggtacatagagatggcaaaagcttgcaagaggttaaatatatctgtaggagagtttacaaatatttcaggggaaaatgctttcataaggttaattaatatatatttttcttcttcctgacttgcaagggaggctttgcaaaagaaaacacactgataaggcagaagagagaaatagatcacatattgcaagcaatagcctgcaggctctgttgctggccttgaccttgatccaattataagctgggggaggctttttcagctcataaataagggctgaaaaactcggcttatactcgagtatatacagtatcttgtttctattcaacgctttcagcagacaaagattcaagtagagtatatacggtaatttcttAGAATAGAAAAAATATATGAGTCTCTTTTCCCTTAGAACCGTCCACCGTGGATGAATTCTGGCCCCTCTGAGAACCGGCCTTTCCATGGCAtgcatggtggtggtggtggcggtggtggaggaggtggcggcggcggcggtggtggtggaggaggaggcggagcaggaggaggagggcctGCCGGGCCTAGTGGTCCTCACAACTTCCCTCACCCCATGTCCAATATGGGGGGACACGGAGGCCACCCAATGCAGCACAACCCCAACGGCCCTCCGCCGTGGATGCAGCCTCACAACCCGCCAATGAACCAGGGACCACATCCTCATGGCCCTCCTGGCCCCCACCACATGGGTGAGTGCAATCCGGAACATTATGGGGGTCCTTTGTTGTGGGGGGGAAGTCTAGGAATTGACTTGAGTGCCAACATAAAGTGGAGGGGCTTCCTTTGTCAGCACTCTGGAGACaatcctttcagtctcttttGCTCGGTAAAGGGGGATCTTGGGCCGACTTCTTCCAACCGTTGCTAAGGCTATGGTCTCTCATTCCCTTAAGATCAGTACCTGGGCAATGCGCCAGTGGGCTCTGGGGTCTATCGCCTCCAAGGAAAAGGTGAGTAATGTGTGTGTGGGATGGGGGTGGAGAAGGGGGGTGCTTACACCCTCCTGGGCTCTGCTTTTAATGTCTTTTCTGACCTTGGCAGGTATGATGCCGCCTCCGATGGGTATGATGCCCCCTCCGCCCCCTCCGCCCGGTGGCCagcctcctccgcctccttctGGTCCTCTCCCCCcatggcagcagcagcaacagcctccgcccccgccccCAAGCAGCAGTACTCCCTTGCCATGGCAGCAAAGTGAGTAAGAGCACTTCCTTTAATTACGCACCTCTGGGGCAAGGCGGTGGCCCTGAGCCACATCTCTTTCTGTGTCTTGACATGAAAGGCCAACATTGGGGAAAGTGAACTGGGTCTGGAACAGTCTTGAGCCTCAGAACACTCTAGTTGCACCTgaatgtacatttatttatttatttattacaatacttatatcccacccttttcacccataggggactcagggcggcttacaataaaacacaatataaaaatattacagacaattcaatcaattaaaattaaatacattaaacattgataaaaatatacagtagagtctcacttatccaagctaaacgggccggcagaagcttggataagcgaataccttggataataaggagggattaagaaaaagcctattaaacatcaaattaggttatgattttacaaattaagcaccaaaacatgttatacaacaaatttgacagaaaaagtagttcaatacgcagtaatgttatgttgtaattactgtatttatgaatttagcaccaaaatatcatgatatattgaaaacattgactacaaaaatggcttgcataatccagaggcttggataagcgaggcttggataagtgagactctactgtacatataaatacacaactGGCGCATTTTGAGTCTGATATGTAAGCCAGACTCCTCAAGGAGAGTATGTGGCTACCCTTCCTGCCATTTCCCAATGTGGGAGACTTGCACCTCTGCcttgtaagaataataataaataataataataattttatttttgtaccccgccaccatctccccagagggactcggggcggcttacagatataaaaccagcatacagtatacagttttacaaaaacacacaaataaatttaaaagaattGGTGGGGATCCCTGTCAGGTCTATCgctgacctatttatttatttgcaacatttatatcgtccttctcaccccaaaggggactcagggcggcttacaagttatatggaCATacaatattagcatagcacaatataagcattatatatattatgtaatgtaatgcaatattatactaatagtaatataatatttattatttatttatttacagtatttatattccgcccttctcaccccaaatgggactcagggcggatcacattgcacacataaaggcaaacattcaatgccataacatataacagagacagatgcaggcacgggctggcctcaaactcatgagctcttggtcagagtgatttgttgcagctggctgctaaccagcctgcgccacagcccagcatagcacaatataagcattatatatattatgtaatacaatattatactaacaataataatattatatattatatattcaatgtaataataataataataccatataatgatatagtattatatagtaatttaatgcttatattgtgctatgctaatagtatattgtatgtacatttgatttgtaagctgccctgagtcccctccggggtgagaagaacgggatataaatgtagcaaataataaataaataaatacattactaTAGTGTAATATAtgactatactgtaatatgattagtaatattacttgtaatatataatacacaattaaaattgagtattattatattgtattacattataatattattgactTGTAGACTAGATGTCTTGTtgataacacaagccaacaaaatcaaactttttgtaaccatcagaaatgagagtagcacagtttaagtcaatttttatgctgattttaaataagtatttatttatttatttgctacatttatatcccgctcttctcaccctgaaggggactcagagcggcttacaaatcaaatgtacatacaatatattattagcatagcacaataaaagcattaaattactatattgtactatatcattatatggtaatattattagtaatagtaaatttaatatataatattattatattattagtataatattgtattacattataatattattatcaatattaaagtatatataatatattaaataaatataaatatgtctATTTTTCCCATCAcgtcaactttttaaaatatgctcttattttatttatttatttatttacagcatttatattccgcccttctttctcaccccgaaggggactcagggcggatcacattgcacacataaaggctaacattcaatgccatcttctatatatataaaagagtcctCAGGgcagaggacaaaacaacaaaatacaggccccccaacctcgaaatttgacagcacaacccatcatccacggctctaggttgatacaaaaaagaaaaaaaagaaaagaaaaataaagtcccaattagagggaaaggaataattgtttttatccagttgctgccagttagagggctaagctccacccacttggtctcctagcaacctcctcagtccaggggacaggcacagttaggcctcaggcctcttccacactgcctataagatacagattatctgattttaactggattatatggcaatgtagactcaaggcccttccacacagctatattacccatttagaatcttatattatctgctttgaactggattatcttgagtccacactgccagataattcacttcagtgtgcattttatacagctgtgtagaaggggcagttctaggcagataatacaagattacaaatatagagtctcactaatccaacataaacagtgtcctctatcctcaccactttcacagtacacaaacaaccaaatgcatgctaaacataaagacaaccatacaacagacattcaataccaccaccacttcaacaagttctcaccaacaccaccagacaacgccacagccacgcgtggccgggcacagctagtattttctaTAAGGCTCGCAAATTCAGAGGAAGAAACGCTAAGaacataattatattattattattattatcattattattatcattattcttcctgcctgggggaggaaATCCTTGGTTGGAATTACCATTGaatggcctggcagcttcaaagcctggctgcttccttcctggggggatagaacagagacagagataagACGCAGGCAcgaactggcctcgaactcatgacctcttagtcaagagtgatttgttgcagctggctgctaaccagcctgcgccacagcccggcctcttcCCAGTGTGGTTGTGGCTTTGGGATACCATTTGGGAAGGGACCTCCTTTTTGCTTGCTTGCTGGGTTGGGACTTGGGACCCTCTCGCTCCAGTCCCTCGGGTGACCTCTTTCTCTTGTTTCCTGCCCTAGATACGACGAGCACCACCACGAGCGCTGGCACCGGGGCCATCCCTCcatggcagcagcagcaggcggCGGTGGCGGCTTCTACGGGGGCCCCGCAGATGCCCGGCAGCCCCTCCATGGTGCCTTTGCCTCCCGGGGTCCAGCCTCCGCTGCCCCCCGGGGCCCCGCCGCCTCCCCCACCCCCGCCGCCTGGCTCCGGGGGCATGATGTacgctcctccccctccccctccccccatggaCCCTACTAACTTCGTGACCATGATGGGGGTCGGGGTGCCCACTCTGCCGCCCTTCGGCATGCCCCCCGCTCCCCCGCCGCCCCCGCCACAGAACTGACGACGGGTTTAGAGACCTATCCAGTTGTGTTTCCCACCAGTGTCCGGCCAGGAATTGGGCGGGAGGGCGGGGGGTGGCTTGTGAAGCTCAGCCAGGCATTCTTGAGGAACATCCCCCTCCCCTTCTTCTGTATTCCTGTTTTGACTGACTGACGTACTTCAATAACAGCCTACTTTCCCACTCACTCTCCCCTTCAAGCTGGGGACTGTCTCATCTTCCTACCAGCAAGGAGCTTTTGTGATAGAGCCACGTCGCGGCCAGGTCCCGACGTGCCCTGCTTGGTGGAACCACCGCTAGCGTCAATCTAGATTTTTAACTTCCATCTTGAGGCGCTCATTTCATGCAGCTGATGTGCTCCAGCGTTTCACAGCAGAGCAAAGGGGTTTATTTTGTAGAGTATTGAAATCCCACATGCCACCCTGGAATCGAGATCCCACATGCCACCCCTGAGCTGGGCTTAACCGGTTGGTCTTTATTTGTCTCCCGTCCCGTCCCCGTCCCCCAAATGTCCCTCCTTAGTTGGGGAAGAGACAACTAGACTTCCCTTCTTCTTCAAACTGGGCTTTAACCCTCCCCAACCCATTGAATAATTAAAGCGTGGAGAGGGCATCTCAGTTTGTTTGGCCACCGGCGTTGTCTCCTGTCCATTTGCTTAGaaatccctctctccctctttctgaaTGTTTTGTGGTTGGGGGTGCCCTCCCGCCCTGGattgaatgattttttttgtcaatgatgatgatgatgtgcgtATGTATGTACAATGCTTCATTCAGTCTCCTGTAACCATTTTCTTAATTGCGGGgcgggtttttttgtgtgtgtaaaaaaaaataaaaaatttcaGTCAAGGGGAGGTTCCCATTAAACGCGGCTTTTAAAATAGTCTATATGTGGGTCCCGTTCATTTAAAGAGCTTTTGTTGCTGGTCGTTCCTACCAGTAGAGGGGGGCCGAGTTCCGTGTTGTCCGGCTGGATTTGTCCGTTTTAGAGGTCGAAGGGCAGGCAAAGTTCTTCCTTGGAGAAGCAGCCGACGGAGATCTGCTCAGCTGCCTCTGCGCtcattccaaagctttgcttgtttataatggtatttttatttatttatttatttgtacttaaaacttatacattctttaacaaatttgcaatacagagttatgtatatcaagctcatatagtattttcactctctatattacatactcatattatttaccttttattaccccttacctagtgctatcccttcaccccagaccagccaattacaatatttattttcaaaattccattgtttcttgtacaggttttttcccccttaccttctacatatacaaacactataaattttccccatatcttcccaaagtcatccttttttaatagccctcttttaattttaatcttacatgtcaatttatcattaatctccttataccattcttccaattggcacagcttgtttataatggtattttaattgtcatttaattaataattaattatcaagaggtgttgtcaaaggctttcatggccgggatcacagagttgttgtatgtctttgggaCATAAAACCCGAAAGACATATAAacagtccttgcttagtttttccatacctcacaacctgacatagatgtgggcgaaacctcaggagagaatgcttctggaacatggccacaccgcccgaaagacatacaacaaccctattaagaggtgctttgcttgtgcttttggtgcacaaagtcagaaggggttggactaaatgacccaagggatctcttc
The Anolis carolinensis isolate JA03-04 unplaced genomic scaffold, rAnoCar3.1.pri scaffold_14, whole genome shotgun sequence genome window above contains:
- the sf1 gene encoding splicing factor 1 isoform X5; translated protein: MATGANATPLGKLHPPPPPPPPGKSGYPLPPPGLVMQGPPPPPPPAQAQPQPAIPSLMAAAAAFPFAALPPPPPPPPPPPPPPPQQPQPPPQQPPPPPPPQQGQQPPPQQAQYGQYRFPSPPPPQAALGLEQQQQAAAQHLHLHLQQQDEGGQAGPGSQGKSAYLALSPNYPNKKRKRSRWNQDTMDQKTVIPGMPTVIPPGLTREQERAYIVQLQIEDLTRKLRTGDLGIPPNPEDRSPSPEPIYNSEGKRLNTREFRTRKKLEEERHNLITEMVALNPDFKPPADYKPPATRVSDKVMIPQDEYPEINFVGLLIGPRGNTLKNIEKECNAKIMIRGKGSVKEGKVGRKDGQMLPGEDEPLHALVTANTMENVKKAVEQIRNILKQGIETPEDQNDLRKMQLRELARLNGTLREDDNRILRPWQNTETRSITNTTVCTKCGGAGHIASDCKFARPGDPQSAQDKARMDKEYLSLMAELGEAPVPASVGSSSGPSNPPLQSGPRPSGPGNSQPPPNRPPWMNSGPSENRPFHGMHGGGGGGGGGGGGGGGGGGGGGGAGGGGPAGPSGPHNFPHPMSNMGGHGGHPMQHNPNGPPPWMQPHNPPMNQGPHPHGPPGPHHMVPGQCASGLWGLSPPRKRYDAASDGYDAPSAPSARWPASSASFWSSPPMAAAATASAPAPKQQYSLAMAAK
- the sf1 gene encoding splicing factor 1 isoform X3, which encodes MATGANATPLGKLHPPPPPPPPGKSGYPLPPPGLVMQGPPPPPPPAQAQPQPAIPSLMAAAAAFPFAALPPPPPPPPPPPPPPPQQPQPPPQQPPPPPPPQQGQQPPPQQAQYGQYRFPSPPPPQAALGLEQQQQAAAQHLHLHLQQQDEGGQAGPGSQGKSAYLALSPNYPNKKRKRSRWNQDTMDQKTVIPGMPTVIPPGLTREQERAYIVQLQIEDLTRKLRTGDLGIPPNPEDRSPSPEPIYNSEGKRLNTREFRTRKKLEEERHNLITEMVALNPDFKPPADYKPPATRVSDKVMIPQDEYPEINFVGLLIGPRGNTLKNIEKECNAKIMIRGKGSVKEGKVGRKDGQMLPGEDEPLHALVTANTMENVKKAVEQIRNILKQGIETPEDQNDLRKMQLRELARLNGTLREDDNRILRPWQNTETRSITNTTVCTKCGGAGHIASDCKFARPGDPQSAQDKARMDKEYLSLMAELGEAPVPASVGSSSGPSNPPLQSGPRPSGPGNSQPPPNRPPWMNSGPSENRPFHGMHGGGGGGGGGGGGGGGGGGGGGGAGGGGPAGPSGPHNFPHPMSNMGGHGGHPMQHNPNGPPPWMQPHNPPMNQGPHPHGPPGPHHMDQYLGNAPVGSGVYRLQGKGMMPPPMGMMPPPPPPPGGQPPPPPSGPLPPWQQQQQPPPPPPSSSTPLPWQQSEYDEHHHERWHRGHPSMAAAAGGGGGFYGGPADARQPLHGAFASRGPASAAPRGPAASPTPAAWLRGHDVRSSPSPSPHGPY
- the sf1 gene encoding splicing factor 1 isoform X1, with amino-acid sequence MATGANATPLGKLHPPPPPPPPGKSGYPLPPPGLVMQGPPPPPPPAQAQPQPAIPSLMAAAAAFPFAALPPPPPPPPPPPPPPPQQPQPPPQQPPPPPPPQQGQQPPPQQAQYGQYRFPSPPPPQAALGLEQQQQAAAQHLHLHLQQQDEGGQAGPGSQGKSAYLALSPNYPNKKRKRSRWNQDTMDQKTVIPGMPTVIPPGLTREQERAYIVQLQIEDLTRKLRTGDLGIPPNPEDRSPSPEPIYNSEGKRLNTREFRTRKKLEEERHNLITEMVALNPDFKPPADYKPPATRVSDKVMIPQDEYPEINFVGLLIGPRGNTLKNIEKECNAKIMIRGKGSVKEGKVGRKDGQMLPGEDEPLHALVTANTMENVKKAVEQIRNILKQGIETPEDQNDLRKMQLRELARLNGTLREDDNRILRPWQNTETRSITNTTVCTKCGGAGHIASDCKFARPGDPQSAQDKARMDKEYLSLMAELGEAPVPASVGSSSGPSNPPLQSGPRPSGPGNSQPPPNRPPWMNSGPSENRPFHGMHGGGGGGGGGGGGGGGGGGGGGGAGGGGPAGPSGPHNFPHPMSNMGGHGGHPMQHNPNGPPPWMQPHNPPMNQGPHPHGPPGPHHMDQYLGNAPVGSGVYRLQGKGMMPPPMGMMPPPPPPPGGQPPPPPSGPLPPWQQQQQPPPPPPSSSTPLPWQQNTTSTTTSAGTGAIPPWQQQQAAVAASTGAPQMPGSPSMVPLPPGVQPPLPPGAPPPPPPPPPGSGGMMYAPPPPPPPMDPTNFVTMMGVGVPTLPPFGMPPAPPPPPPQN
- the sf1 gene encoding splicing factor 1 isoform X4, with the translated sequence MATGANATPLGKLHPPPPPPPPGKSGYPLPPPGLVMQGPPPPPPPAQAQPQPAIPSLMAAAAAFPFAALPPPPPPPPPPPPPPPQQPQPPPQQPPPPPPPQQGQQPPPQQAQYGQYRFPSPPPPQAALGLEQQQQAAAQHLHLHLQQQDEGGQAGPGSQGKSAYLALSPNYPNKKRKRSRWNQDTMDQKTVIPGMPTVIPPGLTREQERAYIVQLQIEDLTRKLRTGDLGIPPNPEDRSPSPEPIYNSEGKRLNTREFRTRKKLEEERHNLITEMVALNPDFKPPADYKPPATRVSDKVMIPQDEYPEINFVGLLIGPRGNTLKNIEKECNAKIMIRGKGSVKEGKVGRKDGQMLPGEDEPLHALVTANTMENVKKAVEQIRNILKQGIETPEDQNDLRKMQLRELARLNGTLREDDNRILRPWQNTETRSITNTTVCTKCGGAGHIASDCKFARPGDPQSAQDKARMDKEYLSLMAELGEAPVPASVGSSSGPSNPPLQSGPRPSGPGNSQPPPNRPPWMNSGPSENRPFHGMHGGGGGGGGGGGGGGGGGGGGGGAGGGGPAGPSGPHNFPHPMSNMGGHGGHPMQHNPNGPPPWMQPHNPPMNQGPHPHGPPGPHHMVPGQCASGLWGLSPPRKRYDAASDGYDAPSAPSARWPASSASFWSSPPMAAAATASAPAPKQQYSLAMAAKYDEHHHERWHRGHPSMAAAAGGGGGFYGGPADARQPLHGAFASRGPASAAPRGPAASPTPAAWLRGHDVRSSPSPSPHGPY